From Camelus dromedarius isolate mCamDro1 chromosome 12, mCamDro1.pat, whole genome shotgun sequence, the proteins below share one genomic window:
- the MEN1 gene encoding menin isoform X1: MPRPAAMGLKAAQKTLFPLRSIDDVVRLFAAELGREEPDLVLLSLVLGFVEHFLAVNRVIPTNVPELTFQPSPAPDPPGGLTYFPVADLSIIAALYARFTAQIRGAVDLSLYPREGGVSSRELVKKVSDVIWNSLSRSYFKDRAHIQSLFSFITGTKLDSSGVAFAVVGACQALGLRDVHLALSEDHAWVVFGPNGEQTAEVTWHGKGNEDRRGQTVNAGVAERSWLYLKGSYMRCDRKMEVAFMVCAINPSIDLHTDSLELLQLQQKLLWLLYDLGHLERYPMALGNLADLEELEPTPGRPDPLTLYHKVLFCGVPAAFWPRCQQADLQTPGGAPGREDGGIASAKTYYRDEHIYPYMYLAGYHCRNRNVREALQAWADTATVIQDYNYCREDEEIYKEFFEVANDVIPNLLKEAASLLEAGEERPGEQSQGTQSQGSALQDPECFAHLLRFYDGICKWEEGSPTPVLHVGWATFLVQSLGRFEGQVRQKVRIVSREAEAAEAEEPWGEEAREGRRRGPRRESKPEEPPPPKKPALDKVPSAVPGPPRKPPGTVPGTPRGPEGGSSAPAPGPAASPPPEGPVLTFQSEKMKGMKELLVATKINSSAIKLQLTAQSQVQMKKQKVSTPSDYTLSFLKRQRKGL; the protein is encoded by the exons AT GCCGAGGCCCGCCGCCATGGGGCTGAAGGCCGCCCAGAAGACGCTGTTCCCGCTGCGCTCCATCGACGACGTGGTGCGCCTGTTCGCTGCTGAGCTGGGCCGAGAGGAGCCGGACCTGGTACTCCTATCCTTGGTACTGGGCTTCGTGGAGCACTTCCTAGCTGTCAACCGCGTCATCCCCACCAACGTGCCTGAGCTCActttccagcccagccctgcgCCTGACCCTCCTGGCGGCCTCACTTACTTCCCTGTGGCCGACCTCTCCATCATCGCCGCGCTCTATGCCCGTTTCACCGCCCAGATCCGCGGCGCAGTCGACCTATCTCTCTACCCGCGAGAAGGGGGCGTCTCCAGCCGCGAGCTGGTGAAGAAGGTCTCCGATGTCATTTGGAACAGCCTCAGCCGCTCCTACTTCAAGGATCGGGCCCACATCCAGTCCCTCTTCAGCTTCATCACAG GCACCAAACTAGACAGCTCTGGTGTGGCCTTTGCCGTGGTGGGGGCCTGCCAGGCTCTGGGTCTCCGGGATGTCCACTTGGCCTTATCTGAAGACCACGCCTGGGTAGTATTTGGGCCCAATGGAGAGCAGACAGCTGAGGTCACTTGGCATGGCAAGGGCAACGAGGATCGCAGGGGCCAGACGGTCAACGCGGGTGTGGCTGAGCGG AGCTGGCTGTACCTGAAAGGATCATACATGCGCTGTGACCGCAAGATGGAGGTGGCATTTATGGTGTGCGCTATCAACCCTTCCATTGACCTGCACACCGACtccctggagctgctgcagctgcAGCAG AAGCTGCTCTGGCTGCTCTATGACCTGGGACATCTGGAAAG GTACCCTATGGCGCTGGGGAACCTGGCAGATCTAGAGGAGCTGGAGCCCACCCCTGGCCGGCCAGACCCACTCACCCTCTACCACAAG GTCTTGTTCTGTGGGGTGCCTGCTGCATTCTGGCCCAGGTGTCAGCAAGCAGACCTGCAAACCCCGGGAGGAGCACCTGGTAGAGAGGATGGG GGCATTGCCTCAGCCAAGACCTACTACCGGGATGAGCACATCTACCCTTATATGTACCTGGCTGGCTACCATTGTCGGAACCGCAATGTGCGCGAAGCCCTGCAGGCCTGGGCTGACACGGCCACTGTCATCCAGGA CTACAACTACTGCCGTGAAGACGAGGAGATCTACAAGGAGTTCTTTGAAGTAGCCAATGATGTCATCCCCAACCTGCTGAAGGAAGCAGCCAGCCTGCTGGAGGCTGGCGAGGAGCGGCCAGGGGAGCAGAGCCAG gGCACCCAGAGCCAGGGTTCTGCCCTCCAGGACCCAGAGTGCTTCGCCCATCTGCTGCGATTCTACGATGGCATCTGCAAATGGGAAGAGGGCAGCCCCACGCCTGTGCTGCACGTGGGCTGGGCCACCTTCCTCGTGCAGTCCCTAGGCCGTTTTGAGGGACAG GTGCGGCAGAAGGTACGGATAGTGAGCCGCGAGGCGGAGGCAGCCGAGGCAGAGGAGCCATGGGGCGAGGAAGCCCGAGAAGGCCGGCGGCGGGGCCCGCGGCGGGAATCCAAGCCCGAGGAGCCACCGCCGCCTAAGAAGCCAGCGCTGGACAAAGTTCCCAGCGCGGTGCCAGGACCCCCTCGGAAGCCCCCAGGGACGGTCCCGGGCACTCCCCGCGGCCCTGAAGGCGGCAGCTCGGCTCCGGCGCCAGGGCCCGCCGCGTCACCGCCACCGGAGGGTCCGGTGCTCACTTTCCAGAGCGAGAAGATGAAGGGCATGAAGGAGCTGCTTGTGGCCACTAAGATCAACTCGAGCGCCATCAAGCTGCAGCTCACGGCGCAGTCTCAAGtgcagatgaagaagcagaaggtGTCTACACCTAGCGACTACACTCTGTCCTTCCTCAAGCGGCAGCGCAAGGGCCTCTGA
- the MEN1 gene encoding menin isoform X3, whose protein sequence is MPRPAAMGLKAAQKTLFPLRSIDDVVRLFAAELGREEPDLVLLSLVLGFVEHFLAVNRVIPTNVPELTFQPSPAPDPPGGLTYFPVADLSIIAALYARFTAQIRGAVDLSLYPREGGVSSRELVKKVSDVIWNSLSRSYFKDRAHIQSLFSFITGTKLDSSGVAFAVVGACQALGLRDVHLALSEDHAWVVFGPNGEQTAEVTWHGKGNEDRRGQTVNAGVAERSWLYLKGSYMRCDRKMEVAFMVCAINPSIDLHTDSLELLQLQQKLLWLLYDLGHLERYPMALGNLADLEELEPTPGRPDPLTLYHKGIASAKTYYRDEHIYPYMYLAGYHCRNRNVREALQAWADTATVIQDYNYCREDEEIYKEFFEVANDVIPNLLKEAASLLEAGEERPGEQSQGTQSQGSALQDPECFAHLLRFYDGICKWEEGSPTPVLHVGWATFLVQSLGRFEGQVRQKVRIVSREAEAAEAEEPWGEEAREGRRRGPRRESKPEEPPPPKKPALDKVPSAVPGPPRKPPGTVPGTPRGPEGGSSAPAPGPAASPPPEGPVLTFQSEKMKGMKELLVATKINSSAIKLQLTAQSQVQMKKQKVSTPSDYTLSFLKRQRKGL, encoded by the exons AT GCCGAGGCCCGCCGCCATGGGGCTGAAGGCCGCCCAGAAGACGCTGTTCCCGCTGCGCTCCATCGACGACGTGGTGCGCCTGTTCGCTGCTGAGCTGGGCCGAGAGGAGCCGGACCTGGTACTCCTATCCTTGGTACTGGGCTTCGTGGAGCACTTCCTAGCTGTCAACCGCGTCATCCCCACCAACGTGCCTGAGCTCActttccagcccagccctgcgCCTGACCCTCCTGGCGGCCTCACTTACTTCCCTGTGGCCGACCTCTCCATCATCGCCGCGCTCTATGCCCGTTTCACCGCCCAGATCCGCGGCGCAGTCGACCTATCTCTCTACCCGCGAGAAGGGGGCGTCTCCAGCCGCGAGCTGGTGAAGAAGGTCTCCGATGTCATTTGGAACAGCCTCAGCCGCTCCTACTTCAAGGATCGGGCCCACATCCAGTCCCTCTTCAGCTTCATCACAG GCACCAAACTAGACAGCTCTGGTGTGGCCTTTGCCGTGGTGGGGGCCTGCCAGGCTCTGGGTCTCCGGGATGTCCACTTGGCCTTATCTGAAGACCACGCCTGGGTAGTATTTGGGCCCAATGGAGAGCAGACAGCTGAGGTCACTTGGCATGGCAAGGGCAACGAGGATCGCAGGGGCCAGACGGTCAACGCGGGTGTGGCTGAGCGG AGCTGGCTGTACCTGAAAGGATCATACATGCGCTGTGACCGCAAGATGGAGGTGGCATTTATGGTGTGCGCTATCAACCCTTCCATTGACCTGCACACCGACtccctggagctgctgcagctgcAGCAG AAGCTGCTCTGGCTGCTCTATGACCTGGGACATCTGGAAAG GTACCCTATGGCGCTGGGGAACCTGGCAGATCTAGAGGAGCTGGAGCCCACCCCTGGCCGGCCAGACCCACTCACCCTCTACCACAAG GGCATTGCCTCAGCCAAGACCTACTACCGGGATGAGCACATCTACCCTTATATGTACCTGGCTGGCTACCATTGTCGGAACCGCAATGTGCGCGAAGCCCTGCAGGCCTGGGCTGACACGGCCACTGTCATCCAGGA CTACAACTACTGCCGTGAAGACGAGGAGATCTACAAGGAGTTCTTTGAAGTAGCCAATGATGTCATCCCCAACCTGCTGAAGGAAGCAGCCAGCCTGCTGGAGGCTGGCGAGGAGCGGCCAGGGGAGCAGAGCCAG gGCACCCAGAGCCAGGGTTCTGCCCTCCAGGACCCAGAGTGCTTCGCCCATCTGCTGCGATTCTACGATGGCATCTGCAAATGGGAAGAGGGCAGCCCCACGCCTGTGCTGCACGTGGGCTGGGCCACCTTCCTCGTGCAGTCCCTAGGCCGTTTTGAGGGACAG GTGCGGCAGAAGGTACGGATAGTGAGCCGCGAGGCGGAGGCAGCCGAGGCAGAGGAGCCATGGGGCGAGGAAGCCCGAGAAGGCCGGCGGCGGGGCCCGCGGCGGGAATCCAAGCCCGAGGAGCCACCGCCGCCTAAGAAGCCAGCGCTGGACAAAGTTCCCAGCGCGGTGCCAGGACCCCCTCGGAAGCCCCCAGGGACGGTCCCGGGCACTCCCCGCGGCCCTGAAGGCGGCAGCTCGGCTCCGGCGCCAGGGCCCGCCGCGTCACCGCCACCGGAGGGTCCGGTGCTCACTTTCCAGAGCGAGAAGATGAAGGGCATGAAGGAGCTGCTTGTGGCCACTAAGATCAACTCGAGCGCCATCAAGCTGCAGCTCACGGCGCAGTCTCAAGtgcagatgaagaagcagaaggtGTCTACACCTAGCGACTACACTCTGTCCTTCCTCAAGCGGCAGCGCAAGGGCCTCTGA
- the MEN1 gene encoding menin isoform X2 — protein sequence MGLKAAQKTLFPLRSIDDVVRLFAAELGREEPDLVLLSLVLGFVEHFLAVNRVIPTNVPELTFQPSPAPDPPGGLTYFPVADLSIIAALYARFTAQIRGAVDLSLYPREGGVSSRELVKKVSDVIWNSLSRSYFKDRAHIQSLFSFITGTKLDSSGVAFAVVGACQALGLRDVHLALSEDHAWVVFGPNGEQTAEVTWHGKGNEDRRGQTVNAGVAERSWLYLKGSYMRCDRKMEVAFMVCAINPSIDLHTDSLELLQLQQKLLWLLYDLGHLERYPMALGNLADLEELEPTPGRPDPLTLYHKVLFCGVPAAFWPRCQQADLQTPGGAPGREDGGIASAKTYYRDEHIYPYMYLAGYHCRNRNVREALQAWADTATVIQDYNYCREDEEIYKEFFEVANDVIPNLLKEAASLLEAGEERPGEQSQGTQSQGSALQDPECFAHLLRFYDGICKWEEGSPTPVLHVGWATFLVQSLGRFEGQVRQKVRIVSREAEAAEAEEPWGEEAREGRRRGPRRESKPEEPPPPKKPALDKVPSAVPGPPRKPPGTVPGTPRGPEGGSSAPAPGPAASPPPEGPVLTFQSEKMKGMKELLVATKINSSAIKLQLTAQSQVQMKKQKVSTPSDYTLSFLKRQRKGL from the exons ATGGGGCTGAAGGCCGCCCAGAAGACGCTGTTCCCGCTGCGCTCCATCGACGACGTGGTGCGCCTGTTCGCTGCTGAGCTGGGCCGAGAGGAGCCGGACCTGGTACTCCTATCCTTGGTACTGGGCTTCGTGGAGCACTTCCTAGCTGTCAACCGCGTCATCCCCACCAACGTGCCTGAGCTCActttccagcccagccctgcgCCTGACCCTCCTGGCGGCCTCACTTACTTCCCTGTGGCCGACCTCTCCATCATCGCCGCGCTCTATGCCCGTTTCACCGCCCAGATCCGCGGCGCAGTCGACCTATCTCTCTACCCGCGAGAAGGGGGCGTCTCCAGCCGCGAGCTGGTGAAGAAGGTCTCCGATGTCATTTGGAACAGCCTCAGCCGCTCCTACTTCAAGGATCGGGCCCACATCCAGTCCCTCTTCAGCTTCATCACAG GCACCAAACTAGACAGCTCTGGTGTGGCCTTTGCCGTGGTGGGGGCCTGCCAGGCTCTGGGTCTCCGGGATGTCCACTTGGCCTTATCTGAAGACCACGCCTGGGTAGTATTTGGGCCCAATGGAGAGCAGACAGCTGAGGTCACTTGGCATGGCAAGGGCAACGAGGATCGCAGGGGCCAGACGGTCAACGCGGGTGTGGCTGAGCGG AGCTGGCTGTACCTGAAAGGATCATACATGCGCTGTGACCGCAAGATGGAGGTGGCATTTATGGTGTGCGCTATCAACCCTTCCATTGACCTGCACACCGACtccctggagctgctgcagctgcAGCAG AAGCTGCTCTGGCTGCTCTATGACCTGGGACATCTGGAAAG GTACCCTATGGCGCTGGGGAACCTGGCAGATCTAGAGGAGCTGGAGCCCACCCCTGGCCGGCCAGACCCACTCACCCTCTACCACAAG GTCTTGTTCTGTGGGGTGCCTGCTGCATTCTGGCCCAGGTGTCAGCAAGCAGACCTGCAAACCCCGGGAGGAGCACCTGGTAGAGAGGATGGG GGCATTGCCTCAGCCAAGACCTACTACCGGGATGAGCACATCTACCCTTATATGTACCTGGCTGGCTACCATTGTCGGAACCGCAATGTGCGCGAAGCCCTGCAGGCCTGGGCTGACACGGCCACTGTCATCCAGGA CTACAACTACTGCCGTGAAGACGAGGAGATCTACAAGGAGTTCTTTGAAGTAGCCAATGATGTCATCCCCAACCTGCTGAAGGAAGCAGCCAGCCTGCTGGAGGCTGGCGAGGAGCGGCCAGGGGAGCAGAGCCAG gGCACCCAGAGCCAGGGTTCTGCCCTCCAGGACCCAGAGTGCTTCGCCCATCTGCTGCGATTCTACGATGGCATCTGCAAATGGGAAGAGGGCAGCCCCACGCCTGTGCTGCACGTGGGCTGGGCCACCTTCCTCGTGCAGTCCCTAGGCCGTTTTGAGGGACAG GTGCGGCAGAAGGTACGGATAGTGAGCCGCGAGGCGGAGGCAGCCGAGGCAGAGGAGCCATGGGGCGAGGAAGCCCGAGAAGGCCGGCGGCGGGGCCCGCGGCGGGAATCCAAGCCCGAGGAGCCACCGCCGCCTAAGAAGCCAGCGCTGGACAAAGTTCCCAGCGCGGTGCCAGGACCCCCTCGGAAGCCCCCAGGGACGGTCCCGGGCACTCCCCGCGGCCCTGAAGGCGGCAGCTCGGCTCCGGCGCCAGGGCCCGCCGCGTCACCGCCACCGGAGGGTCCGGTGCTCACTTTCCAGAGCGAGAAGATGAAGGGCATGAAGGAGCTGCTTGTGGCCACTAAGATCAACTCGAGCGCCATCAAGCTGCAGCTCACGGCGCAGTCTCAAGtgcagatgaagaagcagaaggtGTCTACACCTAGCGACTACACTCTGTCCTTCCTCAAGCGGCAGCGCAAGGGCCTCTGA
- the MAP4K2 gene encoding mitogen-activated protein kinase kinase kinase kinase 2 isoform X2 yields MALLRDVSLQDPRDRFELLQRVGAGTYGDVYKARDTVTSELAAVKIVKLDPGDDISSLQQEITILRECRHPNVVAYIGSYLRNDRLWICMEFCGGGSLQEIYHATGPLEERQIAYVCREALKGLHHLHSQGKIHRDIKGANLLLTLQGDVKLADFGVSGELTASVAKRRSFIGTPYWMAPEVAAVERKGGYNELCDVWALGITAIELGELQPPLFHLHPMRALMLMSKSSFQPPKLRDKTRWTQNFHHFLKLALTKNPKKRPTAEKLLQHPFTTQQLPRALLTQLLDKANDTHLGTPSPEDCDLETYDMFPDTIHSRGQHGPAERTPSEIQFHQVKFGAPRRKETDPLNEPWEEEWTLLGKEELSGSLLQSVQEALEERSLTIRPALELQELDSPDDTIGTIKRAPFLGSSPTEPPAEDLQSSLPGTPPPPLPGPDSPPLLPTAWATMKHREDQERSSCHGLPPTPKVHMGACFSKVFNGCPLQIHAAVTWIHPVTRDQFLVVGADEGIYTLNLHELHEDTLEKLISHRCTWLYCVNNVLLSLSGISTNIWAHDLPGLFEQRRLQQQVPLSIPTNRLTQRIIPRRFALSTKIPDTKGCLQCRVVRNPHTGSTFLLAALPASLLLLQWYEPLQKFLLLKNFSSPLPSPAGMLEPLVLDGKELPQVCVGAESPEGPGCRVLFHVLPLEAGLTPDVLIPPEGLPGSAQQVIQVDRDTVLVCFDRCVRIVNLLGEPTATLAPVLTFEFPIETVVCLQDSVLAFWRHGMQGRSLDTNEVTQEITDKTRIFRVLGAHRDIILESVPTDKPGAHSNLYILMGHQSSY; encoded by the exons ATGGCGCTGCTGCGGGACGTGTCGCTGCAGGATCCGCGGGACCGCTTCGAACTGCTGCAGCGCGTGGGGGCCGGGACCTATGGCGACGTCTACAAG GCTCGCGACACCGTCACGTCCGAACTGGCGGCGGTCAAGATAGTCAAGCTAGACCCAG GGGACGACATCAGCTCCCTCCAGCAGGAAATCACCATCCTGCGTGAGTGCCGCCACCCCAATGTGGTGGCCTACATTGGCAGCTACCTTAG GAATGACCGCTTGTGGATCTGCATGGAGTTCTGCGGAGGGGGGTCCCTGCAGGAGATTTACCACG CCACTGGGCCCCTGGAGGAACGGCAGATTGCCTACGTCTGCCGAGAGGCACTGAAG GGGCTGCACCACTTGCATTCTCAGGGGAAGATCCACCGAGACATCAAG GGAGCCAACCTTCTCCTCACCCTCCAGGGAGATGTCAAGCTGG CTGACTTTGGGGTGTCAGGCGAGCTGACGGCATCTGTGGCTAAGAGGAGGTCTTTCATTGGGACTCCATACTG GATGGCCCCAGAGGTGGCTGCTGTGGAGCGCAAAGGTGGCTACAACGAGCTGTGTGATGTCTGGGCCCTGGGCATCACTGCCATCGAGCTGGGCGAGCTGCAGCCTCCTCTCTTCCACCTGCACCCCATGAG GGCCTTGATGCTCATGTCAAAGAGCAGCTTCCAGCCGCCGAAGCTGAGAGACAAGACTCGCTG GACCCAGAATTTCCATCACTTCCTCAAGCTTGCCTTGACCAAGAACCCCAAGAAGAGGCCAACAGCAGAGAAGCTTctgcag CACCCCTTCACTACCCAGCAGCTCCCTCGGGCTCTCCTCACACAGCTGTTGGACAAGGCCAATGACACCCACCTGGGAACCCCCTCCCCGGAAGACTGTGACCTGGAG ACTTATGACATGTTCCCTGACACCATTCACTCCCGGGGGCAGCACGGCCCAGCTGAAAGGACACCCTCGGAGATCCAGT TTCACCAGGTGAAATTCGGTGCCCCACGCAGGAAGGAAACAGACCCCCTGAACGAGCCG TGGGAGGAGGAGTGGACGCTGCTGGGAAAGGAGGAGCTGAGTGG GAGCCTGCTGCAGTCAGTCCAGGAGGCCCTGGAGGAAAG GAGCCTGACCATCCGGCCAGCCTTGGAACTCCAG GAGCTAGATTCCCCAGATGACACCATAGGAACCATCAAGAGGGCCCCGTTCTTGGGGTCATCCCCCACTGAGCCTCCAGCTGAGGACCTCCAATCCAGCCTCCCAG gaaccccacccccacctctcccaggCCCTGACAGCCCCCCACTACTCCCCACTGCCTGGGCCACCATGAAGCACCGGGAAGATCAGGAG agaTCATCCTGCCATGGGCTCCCCCCGACCCCCAAGGTGCAT ATGGGCGCCTGCTTCTCCAAGGTCTTCAATGGCTGCCCCCTGCAGATCCATGCAGCTGTCACCTGGATTCACCCTGTCACCAGGG ACCAGTTCCTGGTGGTGGGGGCTGATGAAGGCATCTATACTCTCAACCTGCATGAACTGCATGAGGATACACTGGAGAAG CTGATTTCTCACCGCTGCACCTGGCTCTACTGTGTCAACAACGTGCTGCTGTCACTCTCAG GGATATCCACAAATATCTGGGCCCATGACCTCCCAGGCCTGTTTGAGCAGCGGAGACTACAGCAACAGGtccccctctccatccccaccaaCCGCCTCACCCAGCGCATCATCCCCAG GCGCTTTGCCCTGTCCACCAAGATTCCCGACACCAAAGGCTGCCTGCAGTGTCGTGTGG TGCGGAACCCCCACACCGGCAGCACCTTCCTGTTGGCCGCACTGCCTGCCAGCCTGCTCCTGCTGCAGTGGTACGAGCCACTGCAGAAGTTCCTGCTGCTGAAG AACTTCTCCAGCCCTTTGCCTAGCCCAGCAGGGATGCTGGAGCCACTGGTGCTGGATGGGAAGGAGCTACCACAAGTGTGCGTGGGGGCTGAGAGTCCCGAGGGGCCCGGCTGCCGCGTCCTGTTCCATGTCCTGCCCCTGGAGGCCGGCCTGACGCCAGATGTCCTCATACCACCTG AGGGGCTCCCAGGCTCAGCTCAGCAGGTGATCCAGGTGGACAGGGACACAGTCCTAGTCTGCTTTGACC GCTGCGTGAGGATTGTTAACCTGCTGGGCGAGCCCACGGCCACACTGGCGCCTGTGTTGACCTTTGAGTTCCCCATTGAGACTGTGG TGTGTCTGCAGGACAGCGTGCTGGCTTTCTGGAGACATGGGATGCAAGGCCGCAGCCTAGACACCAACGAG GTGACCCAGGAGATCACAGACAAGACGAGGATCTTCCGGGTGCTTGGGGCCCACAG AGACATCATCCTTGAGAGCGTTCCCACCGACAAACCGGGGGCTCACAGCAACCTCTACATTCTCATGGGCCATCAGAGCAGTTACTGA
- the MAP4K2 gene encoding mitogen-activated protein kinase kinase kinase kinase 2 isoform X1: MALLRDVSLQDPRDRFELLQRVGAGTYGDVYKARDTVTSELAAVKIVKLDPDEGIELGRPLYGLLHDVLCFPGDDISSLQQEITILRECRHPNVVAYIGSYLRNDRLWICMEFCGGGSLQEIYHATGPLEERQIAYVCREALKGLHHLHSQGKIHRDIKGANLLLTLQGDVKLADFGVSGELTASVAKRRSFIGTPYWMAPEVAAVERKGGYNELCDVWALGITAIELGELQPPLFHLHPMRALMLMSKSSFQPPKLRDKTRWTQNFHHFLKLALTKNPKKRPTAEKLLQHPFTTQQLPRALLTQLLDKANDTHLGTPSPEDCDLETYDMFPDTIHSRGQHGPAERTPSEIQFHQVKFGAPRRKETDPLNEPWEEEWTLLGKEELSGSLLQSVQEALEERSLTIRPALELQELDSPDDTIGTIKRAPFLGSSPTEPPAEDLQSSLPGTPPPPLPGPDSPPLLPTAWATMKHREDQERSSCHGLPPTPKVHMGACFSKVFNGCPLQIHAAVTWIHPVTRDQFLVVGADEGIYTLNLHELHEDTLEKLISHRCTWLYCVNNVLLSLSGISTNIWAHDLPGLFEQRRLQQQVPLSIPTNRLTQRIIPRRFALSTKIPDTKGCLQCRVVRNPHTGSTFLLAALPASLLLLQWYEPLQKFLLLKNFSSPLPSPAGMLEPLVLDGKELPQVCVGAESPEGPGCRVLFHVLPLEAGLTPDVLIPPEGLPGSAQQVIQVDRDTVLVCFDRCVRIVNLLGEPTATLAPVLTFEFPIETVVCLQDSVLAFWRHGMQGRSLDTNEVTQEITDKTRIFRVLGAHRDIILESVPTDKPGAHSNLYILMGHQSSY; the protein is encoded by the exons ATGGCGCTGCTGCGGGACGTGTCGCTGCAGGATCCGCGGGACCGCTTCGAACTGCTGCAGCGCGTGGGGGCCGGGACCTATGGCGACGTCTACAAG GCTCGCGACACCGTCACGTCCGAACTGGCGGCGGTCAAGATAGTCAAGCTAGACCCAG atgagggcaTTGAGTTAGGGCGACCCCTGTACGGCCTCCTTCACGATGTCCTGTGTTTCCCAGGGGACGACATCAGCTCCCTCCAGCAGGAAATCACCATCCTGCGTGAGTGCCGCCACCCCAATGTGGTGGCCTACATTGGCAGCTACCTTAG GAATGACCGCTTGTGGATCTGCATGGAGTTCTGCGGAGGGGGGTCCCTGCAGGAGATTTACCACG CCACTGGGCCCCTGGAGGAACGGCAGATTGCCTACGTCTGCCGAGAGGCACTGAAG GGGCTGCACCACTTGCATTCTCAGGGGAAGATCCACCGAGACATCAAG GGAGCCAACCTTCTCCTCACCCTCCAGGGAGATGTCAAGCTGG CTGACTTTGGGGTGTCAGGCGAGCTGACGGCATCTGTGGCTAAGAGGAGGTCTTTCATTGGGACTCCATACTG GATGGCCCCAGAGGTGGCTGCTGTGGAGCGCAAAGGTGGCTACAACGAGCTGTGTGATGTCTGGGCCCTGGGCATCACTGCCATCGAGCTGGGCGAGCTGCAGCCTCCTCTCTTCCACCTGCACCCCATGAG GGCCTTGATGCTCATGTCAAAGAGCAGCTTCCAGCCGCCGAAGCTGAGAGACAAGACTCGCTG GACCCAGAATTTCCATCACTTCCTCAAGCTTGCCTTGACCAAGAACCCCAAGAAGAGGCCAACAGCAGAGAAGCTTctgcag CACCCCTTCACTACCCAGCAGCTCCCTCGGGCTCTCCTCACACAGCTGTTGGACAAGGCCAATGACACCCACCTGGGAACCCCCTCCCCGGAAGACTGTGACCTGGAG ACTTATGACATGTTCCCTGACACCATTCACTCCCGGGGGCAGCACGGCCCAGCTGAAAGGACACCCTCGGAGATCCAGT TTCACCAGGTGAAATTCGGTGCCCCACGCAGGAAGGAAACAGACCCCCTGAACGAGCCG TGGGAGGAGGAGTGGACGCTGCTGGGAAAGGAGGAGCTGAGTGG GAGCCTGCTGCAGTCAGTCCAGGAGGCCCTGGAGGAAAG GAGCCTGACCATCCGGCCAGCCTTGGAACTCCAG GAGCTAGATTCCCCAGATGACACCATAGGAACCATCAAGAGGGCCCCGTTCTTGGGGTCATCCCCCACTGAGCCTCCAGCTGAGGACCTCCAATCCAGCCTCCCAG gaaccccacccccacctctcccaggCCCTGACAGCCCCCCACTACTCCCCACTGCCTGGGCCACCATGAAGCACCGGGAAGATCAGGAG agaTCATCCTGCCATGGGCTCCCCCCGACCCCCAAGGTGCAT ATGGGCGCCTGCTTCTCCAAGGTCTTCAATGGCTGCCCCCTGCAGATCCATGCAGCTGTCACCTGGATTCACCCTGTCACCAGGG ACCAGTTCCTGGTGGTGGGGGCTGATGAAGGCATCTATACTCTCAACCTGCATGAACTGCATGAGGATACACTGGAGAAG CTGATTTCTCACCGCTGCACCTGGCTCTACTGTGTCAACAACGTGCTGCTGTCACTCTCAG GGATATCCACAAATATCTGGGCCCATGACCTCCCAGGCCTGTTTGAGCAGCGGAGACTACAGCAACAGGtccccctctccatccccaccaaCCGCCTCACCCAGCGCATCATCCCCAG GCGCTTTGCCCTGTCCACCAAGATTCCCGACACCAAAGGCTGCCTGCAGTGTCGTGTGG TGCGGAACCCCCACACCGGCAGCACCTTCCTGTTGGCCGCACTGCCTGCCAGCCTGCTCCTGCTGCAGTGGTACGAGCCACTGCAGAAGTTCCTGCTGCTGAAG AACTTCTCCAGCCCTTTGCCTAGCCCAGCAGGGATGCTGGAGCCACTGGTGCTGGATGGGAAGGAGCTACCACAAGTGTGCGTGGGGGCTGAGAGTCCCGAGGGGCCCGGCTGCCGCGTCCTGTTCCATGTCCTGCCCCTGGAGGCCGGCCTGACGCCAGATGTCCTCATACCACCTG AGGGGCTCCCAGGCTCAGCTCAGCAGGTGATCCAGGTGGACAGGGACACAGTCCTAGTCTGCTTTGACC GCTGCGTGAGGATTGTTAACCTGCTGGGCGAGCCCACGGCCACACTGGCGCCTGTGTTGACCTTTGAGTTCCCCATTGAGACTGTGG TGTGTCTGCAGGACAGCGTGCTGGCTTTCTGGAGACATGGGATGCAAGGCCGCAGCCTAGACACCAACGAG GTGACCCAGGAGATCACAGACAAGACGAGGATCTTCCGGGTGCTTGGGGCCCACAG AGACATCATCCTTGAGAGCGTTCCCACCGACAAACCGGGGGCTCACAGCAACCTCTACATTCTCATGGGCCATCAGAGCAGTTACTGA